In Rhodamnia argentea isolate NSW1041297 chromosome 11, ASM2092103v1, whole genome shotgun sequence, one genomic interval encodes:
- the LOC115736365 gene encoding uncharacterized protein LOC115736365 isoform X1, whose protein sequence is MTDSESDSMMEDVNFLSDISDESGEWVMVEQEMESLDLNGERSDCECSSPESDSIKKEMQSLHLNDVLEIVHQKPNPVGEFTRRIMQTRGTCIEEVVREHVLPLLPAKSLCRFKAVCRGWNQWISSPFLAHKQAMLFQRISGFFCQKPGYGCHFIPLDPKTHGMRDPYLTFMPGPVNIRSICNGLLCVQGVDDTYYICNPVTKYWKMLPNPSFYHGPGTVISLAFEPSMFNFTENFELVCAVPVTDAGCIVFEIFSSRSRTWRASDDICFELANATFIGDACYRDGSAYWVVDCGVILVFNLKIDHYSIIQLPDGSCPNGIVTEMHGELCYVAVLREGADLAIHIYGGMDMNSRHRICIPWACPGNVLRQVRLMGCVDGDVLLVSIGDAVISHCVSTGETRMLGVDRMRGECTMMRYLPYVNSLVDVNELPELCDNLESMEFRP, encoded by the exons ATGACGGACTCAGAATCGGATAGCATGATGGAGGACGTTAACTTCTTGAGCGACATTTCTGACGAGAGTGGTGAATGGGTCATGGTCGAACAAGAAATGGAGTCCTTGGACCTGAATGGCGAG AGGAGTGATTGCGAATGCTCCTCTCCTGAGAGTGATTCcatcaaaaaagaaatgcagTCCTTGCATCTCAATGATGTG CTAGAAATCGTTCATCAAAAGCCTAATCCTGTTGGAGAATTCACTAGAAGGATAATGCAGACCAGGGGAACTTGCATTGAAGAGGTCGTTAGGGAGCATGTTCTCCCTTTGCTTCCTGCCAAATCGCTGTGCAGATTCAAAGCTGTTTGTCGAGGATGGAATCAATGGATTTCAAGTCCGTTTTTAGCCCACAAGCAAGCAATGCTGTTCCAACGCATCTCTGGCTTCTTTTGCCAGAAACCTGGTTATGGTTGCCACTTCATTCCTCTGGACCCAAAAACACATGGCATGCGAGATCCATATCTTACATTCATGCCCGGACCCGTCAATATCCGCTCCATTTGCAATGGCTTGCTTTGTGTCCAAGGAGTTGATGACACCTATTATATTTGCAACCCTGTAACGAAGTATtggaaaatgcttccaaatccGAGTTTCTATCATGGGCCTGGAACAGTGATTTCCCTAGCCTTCGAGCCCTCGATGTTCAACttcaccgaaaattttgagCTAGTTTGTGCAGTTCCAGTTACTGATGCGGGATGTATAGTTTTTGAGATTTTCTCATCAAGGTCAAGGACTTGGAGGGCCTCAGACGACATCTGCTTTGAGCTGGCAAATGCAACATTCATCGGTGATGCATGCTATCGTGATGGATCTGCTTATTGGGTGGTTGACTGTGGGGTAATACTCGtcttcaatttgaaaattgaccATTACAGTATCATACAATTACCTGATGGAAGCTGTCCTAATGGTATTGTGACCGAGATGCATGGGGAGTTGTGTTATGTGGCGGTCCTCAGAGAAGGCGCTGATCTTGCTATACACATCTACGGTGGAATGGATATGAACTCGAGACATAGGATCTGCATCCCATGGGCGTGTCCAGGAAACGTTCTGAGGCAAGTTCGCCTTATGGGTTGTGTTGACGGGGATGTCCTCCTGGTGAGTATAGGAGACGCCGTGATATCACATTGTGTCTCCACAGGAGAAACTCGGATGTTGGGTGTGGACCGGATGCGCGGAGAATGCACCATGATGAGGTATCTGCCCTACGTGAACAGCCTGGTAGATGTGAATGAGCTCCCCGAGCTCTGTGACAATCTGGAGAGCATG GAATTCAGACCGTGA
- the LOC115736365 gene encoding F-box protein At5g49610-like isoform X2 encodes MLEIVHQKPNPVGEFTRRIMQTRGTCIEEVVREHVLPLLPAKSLCRFKAVCRGWNQWISSPFLAHKQAMLFQRISGFFCQKPGYGCHFIPLDPKTHGMRDPYLTFMPGPVNIRSICNGLLCVQGVDDTYYICNPVTKYWKMLPNPSFYHGPGTVISLAFEPSMFNFTENFELVCAVPVTDAGCIVFEIFSSRSRTWRASDDICFELANATFIGDACYRDGSAYWVVDCGVILVFNLKIDHYSIIQLPDGSCPNGIVTEMHGELCYVAVLREGADLAIHIYGGMDMNSRHRICIPWACPGNVLRQVRLMGCVDGDVLLVSIGDAVISHCVSTGETRMLGVDRMRGECTMMRYLPYVNSLVDVNELPELCDNLESMEFRP; translated from the exons ATG CTAGAAATCGTTCATCAAAAGCCTAATCCTGTTGGAGAATTCACTAGAAGGATAATGCAGACCAGGGGAACTTGCATTGAAGAGGTCGTTAGGGAGCATGTTCTCCCTTTGCTTCCTGCCAAATCGCTGTGCAGATTCAAAGCTGTTTGTCGAGGATGGAATCAATGGATTTCAAGTCCGTTTTTAGCCCACAAGCAAGCAATGCTGTTCCAACGCATCTCTGGCTTCTTTTGCCAGAAACCTGGTTATGGTTGCCACTTCATTCCTCTGGACCCAAAAACACATGGCATGCGAGATCCATATCTTACATTCATGCCCGGACCCGTCAATATCCGCTCCATTTGCAATGGCTTGCTTTGTGTCCAAGGAGTTGATGACACCTATTATATTTGCAACCCTGTAACGAAGTATtggaaaatgcttccaaatccGAGTTTCTATCATGGGCCTGGAACAGTGATTTCCCTAGCCTTCGAGCCCTCGATGTTCAACttcaccgaaaattttgagCTAGTTTGTGCAGTTCCAGTTACTGATGCGGGATGTATAGTTTTTGAGATTTTCTCATCAAGGTCAAGGACTTGGAGGGCCTCAGACGACATCTGCTTTGAGCTGGCAAATGCAACATTCATCGGTGATGCATGCTATCGTGATGGATCTGCTTATTGGGTGGTTGACTGTGGGGTAATACTCGtcttcaatttgaaaattgaccATTACAGTATCATACAATTACCTGATGGAAGCTGTCCTAATGGTATTGTGACCGAGATGCATGGGGAGTTGTGTTATGTGGCGGTCCTCAGAGAAGGCGCTGATCTTGCTATACACATCTACGGTGGAATGGATATGAACTCGAGACATAGGATCTGCATCCCATGGGCGTGTCCAGGAAACGTTCTGAGGCAAGTTCGCCTTATGGGTTGTGTTGACGGGGATGTCCTCCTGGTGAGTATAGGAGACGCCGTGATATCACATTGTGTCTCCACAGGAGAAACTCGGATGTTGGGTGTGGACCGGATGCGCGGAGAATGCACCATGATGAGGTATCTGCCCTACGTGAACAGCCTGGTAGATGTGAATGAGCTCCCCGAGCTCTGTGACAATCTGGAGAGCATG GAATTCAGACCGTGA